One segment of Drosophila ananassae strain 14024-0371.13 chromosome 3R, ASM1763931v2, whole genome shotgun sequence DNA contains the following:
- the LOC6507231 gene encoding uncharacterized protein LOC6507231 isoform X1 — translation MKGGKKSWKRTENTSATTQSNMSTIKLLIIGHLWLSIGMISGDDSLDTREGVDLVLKCRFTEHYDSSDFTFYWARWTCCPTLFENVAIGDVQLNSNYRLDFRPSRGIYDLQIKNTSYNRDNGRFECRIKAKGTGADVHQEFYNLTVLTAPHPPMVTPGNLAVATEEKPLELTCSSIGGSPDPMITWYREGSTVPLQSYALKGGSKNHYTNATLQIVPRRADDGAKYKCVVWNRAMPEGHTLETSVSLNVNYYPRVEVGPQNPLRIERDHVAKLECRVDAKPMVSNVRWSRNGQYVSATPTHTIYRVNRHHAGKYTCSADNGLGKTGEKDIVLDVLYPPIVVIESKTHEAEEGETVLIRCNVTANPSPINIEWLKEGAPDFRHNGELLTLGSVRAEHAGNYICRSVNIMQPFNSKRVEGVGNSTVALLVRHRPGQAYITPNKPVVHVGNGVTLTCSANPPGWPVPQYRWFRDIDGDIGNTQKILAQGPQYSIPKAHLGSEGKYHCHAVNELGIGKIATIILEVHQPPQFLAKLQQHMTRRVGDVDYAVTCSAKGKPTPQIRWIKDGTEILATRKMFDIRTTPTDAGGGVVAVQSILRFRGKARPNGNQLLPNDRGLYTCLYENDVNSANSSMHLRIEHEPIIIHQYNKVAYDLRESAEVVCRVQAYPKPEFQWQYGNNPSPLTMSSDGHYEISTRMENNDIYTSILRIAHLQHSDYGEYICRAVNPLDSIRAPIRLQPKGSPEKPTNLKILEVGHNYAVLNWIPGFNGGFSNTKYLVSYRRVATPREQSLSDCSGHGYIPSYQISSSSSSNSNHEWIEFNCFKENPCKLAPLDQHQSYMFKVYALNSKGTSAYSNEVVATTKVSKIPPPLHVSYDPNSHVLGINVAATCLSLIAVVESLVTRDATVPMWEIVETLTLLPSGSETTFKEAVINHMSRPAHYTTATSGRSLGMGGGGTGGVAGGSHHGEDRTMALAETAGPGPVVRVKLCLRSNHEHCGAYANAEIGKSYMPHNSSMTTSALVAIIIASISFCIFLALLYAFCRCRRTHAAKKEAAGGTGTATNTTTPGAAGGKEYDLDLDASRRPSLTQTSVGDPQQQSQQQPPPPPPYYPTGTLDSKETGGGCGMELTLTALHDPDEQLNMQQQQHHSNHGQYQQPKAILGIYSGAGAGPGAGAGTGGVGSGGAHSNGYGYHVTSAIGVDGDSYQVLPSAASSAAGSHGIGHGHGHGHGIGTGAGESGPLEATPAACNIGGTGSGSSNINPKQQLIARANLTNQPTIASTTNNKIFSSSNNNNGNSNSNSNHSTNNNNSSSSTSTTTLQRIHLANRERERVTAATAGTTTALATTITTTSRNAKAATTTTTLAITGSSNNSNENNYSNARDMSQEALWRLQLAAGQSQQIYVERPPSAFSGLVDYSGYSPHIQTVTSSLSQQSFVAGGPAPAQPLAPHEMLQAAQRYGTLRKSAGKQPPLPPQRKDLGQQPKPQQQMADIIQDLAN, via the exons CTTGGACTTTCGGCCCAGTCGTGGTATTTACGATTTGCAAATCAAGAACACCTCCTACAATCGGGATAATGGACGGTTCGAGTGCCGAATCAAGGCAAAGGGCACCGGGGCGGATGTCCATCAGGAGTTCTACAATCTGACAGTGCTGACGGCTCCCCACCCGCCGATGGTCACTCCCGGAAATTTGGCGGTGGCCACCGAGGAGAAGCCATTGGAATTGACGTGCAGCAGTATCGGAGGCTCCCCAGATCCCATGATAAC CTGGTACCGCGAAGGCAGCACCGTGCCACTGCAGTCGTACGCCCTGAAGGGCGGATCGAAGAACCACTATACGAATGCCACCCTGCAGATTGTGCCCCGACGGGCCGACGATGGCGCCAAGTACAAGTGCGTTGTCTGGAACCGAGCCATGCCCGAGGGTCACACCCTAGAGACCAGTGTCTCTCTGAATGTCAACT ACTACCCTCGAGTGGAAGTTGGCCCCCAGAATCCCCTCCGTATAGAACGCGATCACGTGGCCAAATTGGAGTGCCGAGTGGATGCCAAGCCCATGGTCAGCAATGTGAGATGGTCGAGAAACGGGCAGTATGTGAGTGCCACGCCCACCCACACCATCTACAGGGTTAATCGCCACCATGCCGGAAAGTACACCTGCAGCGCTGATAATGGCTTGGGCAAGACGGGAGAAAAGGATATAGTACTGGATGTCCTGTACCCCCCGATTGTGGTAATCGAATCGAAGACCCACGAGGCCGAGGAAGGGGAAACTGTCTTGATTCGCTGCAATGTGACTGCCAATCCATCGCCCATAAATATTGAATGGCTGAAGGAGGGGGCCCCCGATTTCCGACACAATGGCGAGCTGTTGACCTTGGGCTCTGTGAGGGCAGAGCATGCCGGGAACTATATCTGCCGATCGGTGAACATAATGCAGCCTTTCAACTCAAAGAGGGTCGAGGGAGTGGGTAACTCCACGGTGGCCCTGCTGGTCCGCCATCGTCCTGGCCAGGCCTATATAACGCCCAACAAGCCAGTGGTTCATGTGGGTAATGGAGTGACCCTGACCTGCTCCGCCAATCCTCCCGGGTGGCCAGTGCCACAGTATAGATGGTTCCGCGACATTGACGGCGATATCGGAAACACTCAAAAAATCTTGGCCCAGGGTCCTCAGTACTCCATCCCAAAGGCGCACTTGGGCAGCGAGGGAAAGTACCACTGCCATGCCGTCAATGAGCTGGGAATCGGCAAGATAGCCACCATTATTTTGGAGGTGCACCAGCCACCGCAGTTCCTGGCCAAGCTGCAACAGCACATGACCCGCCGAGTGGGCGATGTGGACTACGCCGTGACCTGCAGTGCCAAAGGGAAGCCCACTCCCCAGATTCGATGGATCAAGGATGGCACAGAGATCCTGGCCACCAGGAAAATGTTCGACATACGCACCACCCCCACAGACGCCGGTGGTGGTGTAGTGGCGGTCCAGAGCATTCTTCGGTTCAGGGGCAAGGCCCGACCCAACGGGAATCAACTGCTTCCCAATGACAGAGGTCTCTACACCTGCCTCTATGAGAACGACGTCAACTCGGCCAACTCCTCCATGCATCTGAGGATCGAACACGAGCCAATAATCATCCATCAGTACAATAAGGTGGCCTACGACTTGAGGGAGTCCGCCGAAGTGGTTTGCCGGGTCCAGGCCTATCCGAAACCGGAGTTCCAGTGGCAATACGGCAACAATCCCTCACCCCTGACCATGTCCTCCGATGGCCACTACGAGATCAGCACCAGGATGGAGAACAATGACATTTACACCTCGATTTTGAGGATAGCCCACCTACAGCATTCCGATTATGGGGAATACATCTGCAGAGCCGTGAATCCCTTGGATAGCATCCGGGCACCCATTAGATTGCAGCCGAAGGGCTCGCCAGAAAAACCAACAAACCTGAAGATCCTGGAAGTGGGTCACAACTATGCCGTCCTGAACTGGATACCAGGCTTCAATGGTGGCTTCTCGAACACCAAATACTTGGTTAGCTATCGGAGAGTGGCCACCCCGAGGGAGCAGAGCCTGTCCGATTGCTCGGGCCATGGCTACATCCCCAGCTACCAGATAAGCAGCTCCTCCAGTAGCAACTCCAATCATGAATGGATCGAGTTCAACTGCTTCAAAGAGAATCCCTGCAAGCTGGCACCTCTGGACCAGCACCAGAGCTACATGTTCAAGGTCTATGCCCTGAATTCTAAGGGAACCTCTGCCTACTCCAACGAGGTGGTGGCCACCACGAAAGTCAGTAAAATTCCACCGCCCCTGCATGTCAGCTACGATCCCAACTCCCATGTCCTGGGCATCAATGTGGCAGCCACTTGCCTGTCCCTGATTGCCGTGGTCGAGTCGCTAGTAACGCGTGACGCAACTGTACCCATGTGGGAGATTGTGGAGACCCTGACGTTGCTGCCATCGGGAAGCGAGACCACATTCAAGGAGGCCGTCATCAATCACATGTCCCGACCGGCTCATTACACAACCGCCACATCGGGCCGGAGCTTGGGCATGGGAGGCGGTGGGACAGGAGGCGTGGCCGGTGGCTCCCATCACGGCGAGGATCGAACAATGGCGCTGGCGGAAACAGCAGGACCAGGACCCGTGGTTAGAGTGAAATTATGTCTGCGATCGAATCACGAGCACTGTGGGGCCTACGCCAATGCAGAAA TTGGCAAGTCCTACATGCCGCACAACTCCTCCATGACGACCTCCGCCCTGGTGGCCATCATCATCGCCTCGATATCCTTCTGCATCTTTCTGGCACTTCTGTACGCCTTCTGTCGCTGTCGCAGGACACATGCTGCCAAAAAGGAGGCGGCCGGGGGGACAGGCACGGCCACGAACACCACGACACCCGGTGCCGCCGGAGGCAAGGAGTACGACCTTGATTTGGATGCCAGCCGGAGACCCTCGCTGACCCAGACTTCGGTGGGTGACCCGCAACAGCAGtcccagcagcagccaccgccCCCACCACCCTACTACCCCACCGGCACCCTCGACTCCAAGGAGACCGGGGGTGGCTGTGGCATGGAGCTCACCCTCACCGCCCTCCACGATCCCGACGAGCAGCTGAatatgcaacagcagcagcaccacagCAACCACGGCCAGTACCAACAACCCAAAGCCATTCTGGGAATTTACAGTGGTGCCGGGGCAGGACCTGGGGCAGGCGCTGGAACGGGAGGCGTGGGCAGCGGCGGTGCACACTCAAACGGCTATGGCTATCATGTGACAAGTGCCATCGGCGTGGACGGCGACAGCTATCAAGTGCTGCCCTCCGCCGCCAGCTCAGCAGCAGGATCCCACGGAATAGGACAcggacatggacatggacaCGGCATCGGAACCGGAGCCGGAGAGT CAGGACCACTTGAGGCGACACCAGCAGCATGCAACATCGGCGGAActggcagtggcagtagcaACATTAACCCGAAGCAGCAACTTATAGCACGCGCCAATTTAACGAACCAACCCACCATTGCCagcaccaccaacaacaaaatctttagcagcagcaacaacaacaacggtaacagcaacagcaacagcaaccactccaccaacaacaacaacagctccagctccacctCCACAACCACCTTGCAACGCATTCATCTGGCAAATAGAGAAAGGGAGAGGGTGACCGCAGCCACAGCGGGCACCACCACAGCTTTGGCAACCACCATCACAACAACTTCCCGTAACGCCAAagccgcaacaacaacaacaacactagCCATTACAG GGTCGAGCAACAATTCCAATGAGAACAACTACAGCAACGCCAGGGACATGTCGCAGGAGGCCTTGTGGCGCCTCCAATTGGCCGCCGGCCAGTCGCAGCAGATCTACGTGGAACGGCCGCCGTCGGCGTTCAGCGGCTTGGTGGACTACAGCGGCTACTCGCCGCACATCCAGACGGTGACCAGTTCCCTCAGCCAGCAGAGCTTCGTCGCCGGCGGGCCTGCCCCAGCGCAGCCCTTGGCGCCCCACGAAATGTTGCAAGCTGCCCAGCGGTACGGAACCCTGAGGAAGTCCGCCGGCAAGCAGCCACCTCTACCGCCGCAGAGAAAGGACCTGGGTCAGCAGCCGAAGCCACAGCAGCAAATGG
- the LOC6507231 gene encoding hemicentin-2 isoform X3: MKGGKKSWKRTENTSATTQSNMSTIKLLIIGHLWLSIGMISGDDSLDTREGVDLVLKCRFTEHYDSSDFTFYWARWTCCPTLFENVAIGDVQLNSNYRLDFRPSRGIYDLQIKNTSYNRDNGRFECRIKAKGTGADVHQEFYNLTVLTAPHPPMVTPGNLAVATEEKPLELTCSSIGGSPDPMITWYREGSTVPLQSYALKGGSKNHYTNATLQIVPRRADDGAKYKCVVWNRAMPEGHTLETSVSLNVNYYPRVEVGPQNPLRIERDHVAKLECRVDAKPMVSNVRWSRNGQYVSATPTHTIYRVNRHHAGKYTCSADNGLGKTGEKDIVLDVLYPPIVVIESKTHEAEEGETVLIRCNVTANPSPINIEWLKEGAPDFRHNGELLTLGSVRAEHAGNYICRSVNIMQPFNSKRVEGVGNSTVALLVRHRPGQAYITPNKPVVHVGNGVTLTCSANPPGWPVPQYRWFRDIDGDIGNTQKILAQGPQYSIPKAHLGSEGKYHCHAVNELGIGKIATIILEVHQPPQFLAKLQQHMTRRVGDVDYAVTCSAKGKPTPQIRWIKDGTEILATRKMFDIRTTPTDAGGGVVAVQSILRFRGKARPNGNQLLPNDRGLYTCLYENDVNSANSSMHLRIEHEPIIIHQYNKVAYDLRESAEVVCRVQAYPKPEFQWQYGNNPSPLTMSSDGHYEISTRMENNDIYTSILRIAHLQHSDYGEYICRAVNPLDSIRAPIRLQPKGSPEKPTNLKILEVGHNYAVLNWIPGFNGGFSNTKYLVSYRRVATPREQSLSDCSGHGYIPSYQISSSSSSNSNHEWIEFNCFKENPCKLAPLDQHQSYMFKVYALNSKGTSAYSNEVVATTKVSKIPPPLHVSYDPNSHVLGINVAATCLSLIAVVESLVTRDATVPMWEIVETLTLLPSGSETTFKEAVINHMSRPAHYTTATSGRSLGMGGGGTGGVAGGSHHGEDRTMALAETAGPGPVVRVKLCLRSNHEHCGAYANAEIGKSYMPHNSSMTTSALVAIIIASISFCIFLALLYAFCRCRRTHAAKKEAAGGTGTATNTTTPGAAGGKEYDLDLDASRRPSLTQTSVGDPQQQSQQQPPPPPPYYPTGTLDSKETGGGCGMELTLTALHDPDEQLNMQQQQHHSNHGQYQQPKAILGIYSGAGAGPGAGAGTGGVGSGGAHSNGYGYHVTSAIGVDGDSYQVLPSAASSAAGSHGIGHGHGHGHGIGTGAGE, encoded by the exons CTTGGACTTTCGGCCCAGTCGTGGTATTTACGATTTGCAAATCAAGAACACCTCCTACAATCGGGATAATGGACGGTTCGAGTGCCGAATCAAGGCAAAGGGCACCGGGGCGGATGTCCATCAGGAGTTCTACAATCTGACAGTGCTGACGGCTCCCCACCCGCCGATGGTCACTCCCGGAAATTTGGCGGTGGCCACCGAGGAGAAGCCATTGGAATTGACGTGCAGCAGTATCGGAGGCTCCCCAGATCCCATGATAAC CTGGTACCGCGAAGGCAGCACCGTGCCACTGCAGTCGTACGCCCTGAAGGGCGGATCGAAGAACCACTATACGAATGCCACCCTGCAGATTGTGCCCCGACGGGCCGACGATGGCGCCAAGTACAAGTGCGTTGTCTGGAACCGAGCCATGCCCGAGGGTCACACCCTAGAGACCAGTGTCTCTCTGAATGTCAACT ACTACCCTCGAGTGGAAGTTGGCCCCCAGAATCCCCTCCGTATAGAACGCGATCACGTGGCCAAATTGGAGTGCCGAGTGGATGCCAAGCCCATGGTCAGCAATGTGAGATGGTCGAGAAACGGGCAGTATGTGAGTGCCACGCCCACCCACACCATCTACAGGGTTAATCGCCACCATGCCGGAAAGTACACCTGCAGCGCTGATAATGGCTTGGGCAAGACGGGAGAAAAGGATATAGTACTGGATGTCCTGTACCCCCCGATTGTGGTAATCGAATCGAAGACCCACGAGGCCGAGGAAGGGGAAACTGTCTTGATTCGCTGCAATGTGACTGCCAATCCATCGCCCATAAATATTGAATGGCTGAAGGAGGGGGCCCCCGATTTCCGACACAATGGCGAGCTGTTGACCTTGGGCTCTGTGAGGGCAGAGCATGCCGGGAACTATATCTGCCGATCGGTGAACATAATGCAGCCTTTCAACTCAAAGAGGGTCGAGGGAGTGGGTAACTCCACGGTGGCCCTGCTGGTCCGCCATCGTCCTGGCCAGGCCTATATAACGCCCAACAAGCCAGTGGTTCATGTGGGTAATGGAGTGACCCTGACCTGCTCCGCCAATCCTCCCGGGTGGCCAGTGCCACAGTATAGATGGTTCCGCGACATTGACGGCGATATCGGAAACACTCAAAAAATCTTGGCCCAGGGTCCTCAGTACTCCATCCCAAAGGCGCACTTGGGCAGCGAGGGAAAGTACCACTGCCATGCCGTCAATGAGCTGGGAATCGGCAAGATAGCCACCATTATTTTGGAGGTGCACCAGCCACCGCAGTTCCTGGCCAAGCTGCAACAGCACATGACCCGCCGAGTGGGCGATGTGGACTACGCCGTGACCTGCAGTGCCAAAGGGAAGCCCACTCCCCAGATTCGATGGATCAAGGATGGCACAGAGATCCTGGCCACCAGGAAAATGTTCGACATACGCACCACCCCCACAGACGCCGGTGGTGGTGTAGTGGCGGTCCAGAGCATTCTTCGGTTCAGGGGCAAGGCCCGACCCAACGGGAATCAACTGCTTCCCAATGACAGAGGTCTCTACACCTGCCTCTATGAGAACGACGTCAACTCGGCCAACTCCTCCATGCATCTGAGGATCGAACACGAGCCAATAATCATCCATCAGTACAATAAGGTGGCCTACGACTTGAGGGAGTCCGCCGAAGTGGTTTGCCGGGTCCAGGCCTATCCGAAACCGGAGTTCCAGTGGCAATACGGCAACAATCCCTCACCCCTGACCATGTCCTCCGATGGCCACTACGAGATCAGCACCAGGATGGAGAACAATGACATTTACACCTCGATTTTGAGGATAGCCCACCTACAGCATTCCGATTATGGGGAATACATCTGCAGAGCCGTGAATCCCTTGGATAGCATCCGGGCACCCATTAGATTGCAGCCGAAGGGCTCGCCAGAAAAACCAACAAACCTGAAGATCCTGGAAGTGGGTCACAACTATGCCGTCCTGAACTGGATACCAGGCTTCAATGGTGGCTTCTCGAACACCAAATACTTGGTTAGCTATCGGAGAGTGGCCACCCCGAGGGAGCAGAGCCTGTCCGATTGCTCGGGCCATGGCTACATCCCCAGCTACCAGATAAGCAGCTCCTCCAGTAGCAACTCCAATCATGAATGGATCGAGTTCAACTGCTTCAAAGAGAATCCCTGCAAGCTGGCACCTCTGGACCAGCACCAGAGCTACATGTTCAAGGTCTATGCCCTGAATTCTAAGGGAACCTCTGCCTACTCCAACGAGGTGGTGGCCACCACGAAAGTCAGTAAAATTCCACCGCCCCTGCATGTCAGCTACGATCCCAACTCCCATGTCCTGGGCATCAATGTGGCAGCCACTTGCCTGTCCCTGATTGCCGTGGTCGAGTCGCTAGTAACGCGTGACGCAACTGTACCCATGTGGGAGATTGTGGAGACCCTGACGTTGCTGCCATCGGGAAGCGAGACCACATTCAAGGAGGCCGTCATCAATCACATGTCCCGACCGGCTCATTACACAACCGCCACATCGGGCCGGAGCTTGGGCATGGGAGGCGGTGGGACAGGAGGCGTGGCCGGTGGCTCCCATCACGGCGAGGATCGAACAATGGCGCTGGCGGAAACAGCAGGACCAGGACCCGTGGTTAGAGTGAAATTATGTCTGCGATCGAATCACGAGCACTGTGGGGCCTACGCCAATGCAGAAA TTGGCAAGTCCTACATGCCGCACAACTCCTCCATGACGACCTCCGCCCTGGTGGCCATCATCATCGCCTCGATATCCTTCTGCATCTTTCTGGCACTTCTGTACGCCTTCTGTCGCTGTCGCAGGACACATGCTGCCAAAAAGGAGGCGGCCGGGGGGACAGGCACGGCCACGAACACCACGACACCCGGTGCCGCCGGAGGCAAGGAGTACGACCTTGATTTGGATGCCAGCCGGAGACCCTCGCTGACCCAGACTTCGGTGGGTGACCCGCAACAGCAGtcccagcagcagccaccgccCCCACCACCCTACTACCCCACCGGCACCCTCGACTCCAAGGAGACCGGGGGTGGCTGTGGCATGGAGCTCACCCTCACCGCCCTCCACGATCCCGACGAGCAGCTGAatatgcaacagcagcagcaccacagCAACCACGGCCAGTACCAACAACCCAAAGCCATTCTGGGAATTTACAGTGGTGCCGGGGCAGGACCTGGGGCAGGCGCTGGAACGGGAGGCGTGGGCAGCGGCGGTGCACACTCAAACGGCTATGGCTATCATGTGACAAGTGCCATCGGCGTGGACGGCGACAGCTATCAAGTGCTGCCCTCCGCCGCCAGCTCAGCAGCAGGATCCCACGGAATAGGACAcggacatggacatggacaCGGCATCGGAACCGGAGCCGGAGAGT GA